The genomic region GGTCGTGCGTCGAGAAGATCAATGCGGTCTTCAGCTCCCGGTTCAACTCGGACATCAGCGCGAGGATTTCCGACGCCGTATGGCTGTCCAGATTCGCGGTCGGCTCATCCGCCAGGACGAACCCGGGGTTCGTGACCAGCGCGCGCGCGATCGCCACCCGCTGCTTCTGGCCGCCGGACAATTGATCCGGCCGCTTTGTCTGATGCTGCGCGAGCCCGACCCGCTCGAGGATGGTCGCAACGCGCCGCTTCCGCTCGGCGCCGACGATGCCGCCGATGATCAGCGGATACTCGATGTTCTCGAATGCGCTCAGCACTGGAATGAGATTGAACGACTGGAAGATGAATCCGATATGGAGGCGCCTGATCTCGGCTTTCGTCGCGTCGCACTGAAGCGACATGTCCTTGCCCATGATCCGCACGGCACCGCTGTCGGGCGTCAGCAGGCATCCCATGATGCTCAACATGGT from Lysobacter sp. harbors:
- a CDS encoding ABC transporter ATP-binding protein; protein product: MIELQAVSHTYRIGDQRTSAIRDVDFTVEEGEIVSIAGPSGSGKSTMLSIMGCLLTPDSGAVRIMGKDMSLQCDATKAEIRRLHIGFIFQSFNLIPVLSAFENIEYPLIIGGIVGAERKRRVATILERVGLAQHQTKRPDQLSGGQKQRVAIARALVTNPGFVLADEPTANLDSHTASEILALMSELNRELKTALIFSTHDPKVSAFAHKQVRLEDGKLVA